One window of the Dendropsophus ebraccatus isolate aDenEbr1 chromosome 12, aDenEbr1.pat, whole genome shotgun sequence genome contains the following:
- the LOC138768824 gene encoding phospholipase A2 inhibitor 25 kDa subunit-like — MTSMTGILSLLSALIATSFALSCTQCMSTISPLCSGPSKTCSSGYQCGSTYTESTTAVGGNIVGIVRTCLPSFHCNINGSTTLKQEQVRIATSCCSTDNCTPNIPAFPTIGTKSNGVVCRSCVSTHSTWCYTKETIHCTGDETMCLLQTTKIKGSVKLSAAVRGCATPSICNLGEKSLTVAGTTTEVKMKCTSGGISVHQVVLTPAITCLLLLKLFF; from the exons ATGACGTCCATGACCGGGATCCTGAGTCTCCTCTCAGCTCTTATAGCAACAA GTTTCGCTCTCTCGTGTACGCAGTGTATGTCTACTATATCCCCATTATGCTCAGGCCCCAGTAAGACTTGTTCTTCAGGCTATCAGTGCGGATCGACATACACAGAATCCACCACTG CTGTAGGTGGAAATATTGTCGGAATAGTGAGAACCTGCTTACCTTCATTTCACTGTAACATCAATGGCAGCACAACCCTAAAGCAAGAACAAGTCAGGATAGCCACTTCATGTTGCAGCACTGACAACTGTACCCCGAATATTCCGGCAT TCCCAACAATAGGCACTAAGTCCAACGGAGTGGTCTGCCGATCCTGTGTATCTACCCACTCTACCTGGTGTTACACTAAAGAAACAATACATTGCACAGGGGATGAGACTATGTGTCTTCTCCAGACAACAAAAATAAAAG GATCAGTCAAACTATCGGCAGCCGTTCGGGGGTGCGCAACACCATCCATCTGTAATCTCGGTGAGAAGTCCCTAACCGTTGCAGGTACGACCACTGAAGTTAAGATGAAATGCACCAGCGGTGGGATAAGTGTCCATCAAGTCGTCCTCACCCCGGCCATCACCTGTCTCCTGCTGCTGAAACTGTTCTTCTGA
- the LOC138769332 gene encoding phospholipase A2 inhibitor 25 kDa subunit-like, which produces MTSMTGILSLLSALIATSDALSCTECISTTSSSCSGPSVTCSSGHQCGSTYTESTTAVGGVFAGVVRACTPSFHCNFTGSVTQKQAQTKIATSCCSTDNCTPKIPAFPTIGTKSNGVVCRSCVSTHSTWCYTKDTIHCTGDETMCLLQTTKQRGSVKLSAAVRGCATKSICDIGDKSLTVAGTTTEVKIKCTSGGISVHQVVLTPAIACLLMLKLFF; this is translated from the exons ATGACGTCCATGACCGGGATCCTGAGTCTCCTCTCAGCTCTTATAGCAACAA GTGACGCTCTCTCATGTACGGAGTGTATATctactacatcctcatcatgCTCGGGCCCCAGCGTGACTTGTTCTTCAGGCCATCAGTGCGGATCGACATACACAGAATCCACCACTG CTGTAGGTGGAGTATTTGCCGGAGTAGTGAGGGCCTGCACACCCTCATTTCACTGTAACTTCACCGGCAGCGTAACCCAAAAGCAAGCACAAACCAAGATAGCCACTTCATGTTGCAGCACCGACAACTGTACCCCGAAAATTCCAGCAT TTCCAACAATAGGCACTAAGTCCAATGGAGTGGTCTGCCGATCCTGTGTATCTACCCACTCTACCTGGTGTTACACTAAGGACACAATACATTGCACAGGGGATGAGACTATGTGTCTTCTCCAGACAACAAAACAAAGAG GATCAGTTAAACTATCGGCAGCCGTTCGGGGGTGCGCAACAAAATCCATCTGTGATATCGGCGACAAGTCCCTAACCGTTGCAGGTACGACCACTGAAGTGAAGATAAAGTGCACCAGCGGTGGGATAAGTGTCCATCAAGTCGTCCTCACGCCGGCCATCGCCTGTCTCCTGATGCTGAAACTATTCTTCTGA